A window of Ipomoea triloba cultivar NCNSP0323 chromosome 2, ASM357664v1 contains these coding sequences:
- the LOC116006710 gene encoding B-cell CLL/lymphoma 9 protein-like, producing the protein MAMAHEEHGQRCSNSSSDDRGLECGGFGRSSKRLKQKRVPQRGLGVAQLERIRLEEQHKKDATLLSATVLSSFPAVSHTNSSTCLQIQQQLPSIVSPAFRPHLSSPSIPLPPPIDLTSPRPAFRSIPSPHIPKINGMHPSPVVPLSLSKSLSVGVVERSWSGMMVPGHGHWPKLWNGDDNLEGENHRMDHQGVEFRPSMKFPIEPHSPILPLPSMLQRSERHEQPVSSSMVNVSTGISSSSSSSSSVLEFLMEPPSNQNYNGKNYTPMWPEEVKMVGNKRAHPFTSDYPPIPVFHRKFPPGYDLSISRTNELASCCVDCPANVESRNLPTRECPANLKALSESNPGSFTNGSGTDFLTLAPPSSVSLPRSDPRYHLRSRSSYPHNQDASNQGRADELIQPSRVSAGSDQPHIFSFFPSTGQEDSPKSSSHEGESSEGVDLNLKL; encoded by the exons ATGGCAATGGCTCATGAAGAACATGGCCAGAGGTGTAGTAATAGTAGCAGTGATGATAGGGGATTGGAATGTGGTGGTTTTGGTAGATCTTCCAAAAGGTTGAAGCAGAAAAGAGTCCCACAAAGGGGGCTGGGTGTTGCTCAGCTTGAGAGGATTAGGTTAGAGGAACAGCATAAGAAAGATGCAACTTTACTTTCTGCTACTGTTTTGTCTTCATTCCCAGCAGTTTCCCACACCAATTCATCAACATGTTTGCAAATACAACAGCAATTACCTAGTATTGTGTCGCCCGCTTTTAGGCCTCACCTATCTTCCCCTTCGATTCCCCTACCGCCACCAATAGATCTCACCTCACCGAGGCCCGCCTTTAGATCAATCCCATCCCCACATATACCCAAGATCAATGGTATGCATCCGAGCCCTGTTGTGCCGTTGTCGTTGTCAAAATCGTTGAGTGTGGGTGTGGTCGAGAGGAGTTGGTCAGGCATGATGGTTCCGGGTCATGGCCATTGGCCGAAATTGTGGAATGGGGATGATAATCTCGAAGGAGAGAATCATAGGATGGATCACCAAGGTGTCGAGTTTAGGCCTAGTATGAAATTCCCTATTGAACCACACTCGCCAATTTTGCCTCTCCCTAGCATGTTGCAAAGATCAGAGCGACACGAGCAGCCTGTTTCTTCATCAATG GTGAATGTCTCGACAGGGATCTCATCATCCTCGTCGTCGTCATCATCTGTTTTAGAATTCTTGATGGAGCCCCCTTCAAACCAAAATTACAACGGAAAAAATTATACACCTATGTGGCCCGAGGAAGTCAAG ATGGTAGGCAATAAGAGAGCGCATCCCTTCACTTCAGATTATCCACCCATCCCTGTATTTCATCGCAAATTTCCTCCTGGCTATGATCTATCCATATCTAGAACGAATGAATTGGCTTCCTGCTGCGTGGATTGCCCGGCTAATGTAGAATCTCGAAATCTACCTACAAG AGAATGCCCTGCAAATTTGAAAGCGCTATCCGAATCCAACCCAGGAAGTTTTACCAATGGAAGTGGCACAGATTTTCTCACGTTAGCCCCTCCGTCATCAGTATCTTTGCCACGCTCAGATCCGAGATACCATCTCCGTTCCAGAAGTTCATATCCCCATAATCAAGACGCATCCAATCAG GGACGTGCAGACGAGCTTATTCAACCATCCAGGGTGAGTGCGGGATCAGATCAACCTCACATCTTCAGCTTCTTCCCGTCAACCGGGCAAGAAGATAGCCCTAAAAGCAGCAGCCATGAGGGTGAATCCAGTGAAGGTGTTGATCTTAATCTGAAGTTGTAG